The following is a genomic window from Clostridiales bacterium.
AAAATAACATAGAGCTCATATTAAGAATCGAATATATATCATCTTCCTGTCAACTTTTTTGCGCATCTCTCTACCTCATAGTAGATCCTCTCTTCATCGAGGGTCAATACCTTCCCATTTTCCATTACGACATTTCCGTCTATTATCACAGTATCTACATCCGATGAGTTTCCTGAATATACGATGGCGGATTTTATATTATATCTCGGATAATAATAAGGCTTTTTAGTATTTAATACTATAAGATCCGCCTTCATTCCGCTTTCAATCGTGCCGACATCCTTTAGCCCCAAGGCTTTGGCTCCGTTTACCGTGGCCATTTTTAAAACATCGCATACGGGAAGGGCGGTAGGATCGTCCTCATTAACTTTTTGAAGGTATGAGGCAGTCCTTACCTCTTCGAGCATATCCAGATTATTGTTGCTGGCCGCCCCATCGGTGCCTAAGGATACATTTATACCCTTTTTCTCCATCTTTGCGACAGGGGCAATACCGCTGGCAAGCTTTAAATTGCTGCCCGGATTGTGGGCAACATTTACTCCTCTTTTTTGAAGGATCTCGATATCCTCGTCATCTACGGCTACACAATGGGCGGCAATGGTATCCTGCTTTAATGCCCCTATGCTGTCCAAAAGTTTTACAGGAGACATGCCATACTTCTTTTTGCAATTTGAAACTTCGTCTTTTGTCTCAGATAAGTGTATTTGCAATGGTATGCCCGATTCGTTCGACTTATCCGCAATTTTCTTGAGATACGAGAGGGAGCATGTATATACTGAATGCGGCCCCAATATTATCTTTATCCTGCCATCGCACGAGCCGTCGTACTTTTTGTAAAGCTCCTCGCTTTCCTTATACCTATAATCAAAATCGTCGCCCGTAAGCCCCCGCGAGAGAACCGCCCTCATACCTGAGGTCTTGCAGACCTCTGCCGTTTTATCCATAAAAAAGTACATATCGCAGAATGCCGTAGTACCGCTCTTTATCATTTCAAGCTGTGCAAGAGCCGAACCCCAGTAGGATTCTTCCTCATCAAGCTTATCCTCAAGTGGAAATATCTTTTTAAACAGCCAGTCCATAAGCTTTAAATCGTCGGCATAATTTCTAAAAAGCGTCATGGAAGAATGGGTATGTGAATTTACCAACCCCGGCATAACGGCTTTGCCGTCGCAGTCTATAACCCTGTCATAGCCGTCATCCATCCCCTCTTTATACCGGCCTATATAATTAATTTTTTTATCTTCTATGCCTATGCAGCAGTTTTCAAATACGTCATCATTTTCGTCCAGAGTTATCACATAAGCATTTTTTAAAAGTATATCCATTATTCTCCCCAGCCTTTTAAGTATTCCCTTTGCTCGTCAGTCAAACTGTCTATTTCAATTCCCATGCCCTTAAGCTTCATGCGTGCTACCATCTCGTCTATTTCATCGGGCACATCGTATACCTTATTTTGAAGCTTTCCTTCATTTTCGCATATATATCTTGCGGACAAGGACTGAAGTGCAAAGCTCATATCCATTATTTCCGCCGGGTGTCCGTCTCCTGCCGCCAAATTTACAAGCCTTCCGTCTGCTAAAAGATTCAATATCCTTCCATCCTCCATCACATAGCCCGTAATATTATTTCTCATCGCTTTTTTTTCAACGCATAACTTTTCAAGATCCGGTTTCCACACTTCTACGTCAAAGTGCCCTGCGTTCGCAAGCAATGCTCCGTTTTTCATCACCTTATAGTGCTTCCCAGTTATGATTTTCAAATCGCCTGTTACCGTTATAAATATGTCTCCTATTTTCGCGGCTTCTATGCCGGGCATAACCCTGAAACCGTCCATATGGGCCTCAATTGCCTTTATGGGATTTACCTCGCATACTATCACATTCGCCCCCAGGCCCTTCGCCTTTGCCGAAACACCCTTGCCGCACCAGCCATAGCCAAACACGACGACATTTTTACCGGCTACTATAAGGTTTGTAGTCCTCATTATTCCATCCCATACCGACTGGCCTGTTCCATACCTGTTATCAAAAAGGTATTTGCAGTATGCATCATTGACAGATACCATGGGGAACCTGAGTACTCCCGCTTTTTCTCTCGCCCTTAACCTTAAAACCCCTGTTGTGGTTTCCTCGCATCCTCCTATTATATTTTTGATGAGATCCTGCCTTTTTGAATGCACTATCTGTACAAGGTCACCTCCATCGTCTATTATAATATTCGGTTCTATATCAAGAGCCGCATTTAAATGAGACTCATATTCTTCCTTTGTTGAACCATGCCATGCATATACGTTGAGTCCGTCTTCCACCAATGCCGCCGCAACGTCGTCCTGCGTTGACAGCGGATTGCTCCCTGTTACTGCGACTTCTGCTCCACCTGCTTTCAAAACTTTTGAAAGATATGCAGTCTTTGCCTCAAGATGTATCGACATCGTAATCTTTTTGCCTTTGAATGGCTTTTCTTTTGCAAACTGCTTTTCTATTGCAGATAGCACAGGCATATAACCTTTTACCCATTCTATCTTTCTGTGACCCGATTGTGCCATATTTATATCTCGTATCATGCTTTTTCTCACATTAATCCCCCCATTAAATTTATTAAGTAGAATATATTCTATAAAAAAACAGAATATCCTTTAACAATTTGCAAAAGAAGGCCTTTTATTTAGATATTTTTCACGGATTCATCATTAAGATCTTGTAATACTTAAGTTTTTAACATCGAATTTATATGTCCCTGCCATGTTTTGTTCATTAGCAGGCAGTGTGGATTTAAGCTGCACGGTAAATACGAGTTCATCGTCGGATATCCAGTAAGAATTAATAATCGTATATTTGCCCGGCTTCATAGCATTTTTCATAGGATCATCTATTTTTTTCTCATTTTCAGGATCATATATGAATACCGATTTTGTCCCGCCGGGGTTTGTAACTTCTGCCGATAAATATTTCCCCTTTTCGCTCCATGATAATGAATCTATAGTATTATTGAAAAAAAGGTCAATGGATTTTGCCTTCTTTTGTTTGCCGTCATAAACTATTATGGCCGGATGATTACCCTTTGTCGATATCGCAAGCATTTTCCCTTCGGCATCACCTGCTACAGGGCCAAATGCATCCCTGCCCACGCTGAACTTCTGGTCAGGCGTGGCGCCTTGCGGAACTGCAAAGGCAGGAAGATCGTCGAGCTTTATTATCTCCTTGCCCTTGATATCCCCCCCTTCTTTTTTGAAAAGCGTCCTGTTCTTTTCCATTACTTCGGTATTTTTGGATTTCTCTATCTTATCTATCACATATTTGTTTTTTTCTTTTATGATCGTATACTTATTCTCATCTAATGAAAAATATGGCTTGCCTGTTGATACCGAAAGAAGTACCGCGCTACCCTCTAATTTTCCATCCTTTTCTTCAAGGTTATCGACTTTATATCCGTTCGGATGA
Proteins encoded in this region:
- a CDS encoding amidohydrolase encodes the protein MDILLKNAYVITLDENDDVFENCCIGIEDKKINYIGRYKEGMDDGYDRVIDCDGKAVMPGLVNSHTHSSMTLFRNYADDLKLMDWLFKKIFPLEDKLDEEESYWGSALAQLEMIKSGTTAFCDMYFFMDKTAEVCKTSGMRAVLSRGLTGDDFDYRYKESEELYKKYDGSCDGRIKIILGPHSVYTCSLSYLKKIADKSNESGIPLQIHLSETKDEVSNCKKKYGMSPVKLLDSIGALKQDTIAAHCVAVDDEDIEILQKRGVNVAHNPGSNLKLASGIAPVAKMEKKGINVSLGTDGAASNNNLDMLEEVRTASYLQKVNEDDPTALPVCDVLKMATVNGAKALGLKDVGTIESGMKADLIVLNTKKPYYYPRYNIKSAIVYSGNSSDVDTVIIDGNVVMENGKVLTLDEERIYYEVERCAKKLTGR
- a CDS encoding adenosylhomocysteinase; translated protein: MIRDINMAQSGHRKIEWVKGYMPVLSAIEKQFAKEKPFKGKKITMSIHLEAKTAYLSKVLKAGGAEVAVTGSNPLSTQDDVAAALVEDGLNVYAWHGSTKEEYESHLNAALDIEPNIIIDDGGDLVQIVHSKRQDLIKNIIGGCEETTTGVLRLRAREKAGVLRFPMVSVNDAYCKYLFDNRYGTGQSVWDGIMRTTNLIVAGKNVVVFGYGWCGKGVSAKAKGLGANVIVCEVNPIKAIEAHMDGFRVMPGIEAAKIGDIFITVTGDLKIITGKHYKVMKNGALLANAGHFDVEVWKPDLEKLCVEKKAMRNNITGYVMEDGRILNLLADGRLVNLAAGDGHPAEIMDMSFALQSLSARYICENEGKLQNKVYDVPDEIDEMVARMKLKGMGIEIDSLTDEQREYLKGWGE